Part of the Lycium ferocissimum isolate CSIRO_LF1 chromosome 6, AGI_CSIRO_Lferr_CH_V1, whole genome shotgun sequence genome, AGAAGAATGGTTAAATTTCAAATGAAATCTGGGAGAACAAAACAGCATAACTCAAATTTCTCAATCAAGACTTGACTTAACAATATAATTCTGTCGGCTGATGGGGTTCATGACGACTGGGGGACCAGCAGTGCGAGGCCATGCCTGGAATTTCTTGTCCGTCTCTTTCCACCACTCAGTGTTAGTAACGGTGCTTGGAGTCGTACCTGTTTTGAGATACCACAAGTGAATGTCAGCATAGCACAGGAAATTTCATGATCAAAGAACTAACAAAAGGAACAGGAACTTGCCTCCAAATATTTTCCCGTCGGAAATAACAGTGTCACAAAC contains:
- the LOC132060315 gene encoding uncharacterized protein LOC132060315 — its product is MAGKYIIGSIVGSFAVAYVCDTVISDGKIFGGTTPSTVTNTEWWKETDKKFQAWPRTAGPPVVMNPISRQNYIVKSSLD